ACGTTTTTTTTCTATCAAACACATcaagcttttatatatatgggaCCTCGATGGCATGCTGCTATAGAAAAACAAAGTCACTTTAAGCAAGCGTGTGGGTCACTACTCACCAATCAATATAGTGGCTGTGGAAAATTCTTCACACTTTACATGCTCATGCTTGTCCTTATTTCACATTAGTCTCTGCGACTGAAATACCAGAAATTCTTTAAGATAATTAACTAATAAACAAAAGAGAATAAGAAATACGGTAGAAACTAATCATGAATTAAGACCTAAGGGAAGGAAGAGAGACTAAAAGTGTGTGTTATGCTCCTGACCATCAAACCGCTAAAAATAGATGTAAAAGTATAAGATATTACAAATTAAGCATGGGAGTATTTTTCATATCGTTTTCAGTATGTGCTGTGTGGTGGTCCTTCGGAGCAGCATATATACATACTAAGTCAAACTCACTCACTATAACAAGTGGAATCCTCATgacctttattttctttccttatcACAAGGTTGGGAATCCAGATTCTCCTTCATTAGAAATTTGGGCAACGGTAAATCATAAGACTTTTGATTAtagactttattttttaaaatcgaAAATTACAAATACCACTCCtgtgatatatttttaaaatgtagaGCGATTATGTGTTTTATATTGAcactgataataaagagctatcatcaaaaGCAAAcgttataggttgaaactttcgtaaataaaaaaaaaaaaaaattccaagccTTTTGCTTTGTGACATATTTTCCTCAACTGCCAATAATACccattagaaaatatatattttataattaaaaaaaaaaagagatttttctGCATGTATTTTTTGCCTTgtgaacaaaaacaaacccaaaagatcattaaaagaaaaggatatGGAGAACCATAAATGTGtggataaaaatatatttttctttaattctttctctACACCGCTATATGCGATGTTAGCATTTACCACATTATTAAATTCTATTAAatataattcataaaataaaggaaatatgtattaaaaaaaaaaaaaactatagaataaccctattatttaaatatataccCAGCGGATGGAATGTCTAATCTATGcattttaaaatgaagaaataagctAGCTACTTTTTTCCGTTAAGGAAGCTAATTGAATATAAAGAGTAAAGACCAGTAAGTAATACTAATTTCTAactttgaaaattcaatggcATCCTTTGGTTGTGATATCCTACAAAAAGgcctttaattttaatttgttttggagtgttgtatatatataagtatatgtATATCTTTCAGGCCAAAATAGGCATCTGCTCCTTTCGCCTAAAAGATGTAACAAAATGTCTCTATTCTgaaattatctaaaaaaatacccctgttttgaaacttgatttgtagaaaatcgaacttcaatgaaaaactcgatttgatgaaaattaagtaatgtgagaaattttaCATGGAATTTGAgttccatatattttttttttggtaagtttgatttcacataactTGATtctctaaaaatcaagtttttcattaaaactcattttttaaaaaatcgagtttaaaataGGAGCATTTTGCTAGATAGTTTTAGAACATGACATTTTGCCGGAATTGCTGGAAAATTTTGACGAAAGGGCCAAATGCCCATTTTTGGCATATCTTTCATAAAcatcaattttgttttcattacttGACTTGGTTCTTATTTTAATTACACATATAATCTTCTTTATGAAACTCAAGCGACAATAATGCTGATCATCAGGTCAGATATTCATAAGcaataatcatatatatttgaCTATATTCTACATATTTTCGGTCAATGATCTGTAATATGTATTCGTTTACTACTAATTTATTACTTAGTAAACACTATTAGCGTATGCTATTGGGACATAAACAAATATTTCAGTAGGCAAAAGCCATTTTTACACAGGACGGTCCCATGCAATGCTACTATGGCaaggaaattatatataaagaagtGAAAGGTATCAcagaaaaggaaatttttttaagagagtatGTGAAATCATTGAATATTTGGTGCAATAATTGGTGGCTTAGAAGTGAAGCATTTATGCAATTGGCAATCTTTGCTATCGTTCTTTTCCGATTCACCAAACAAGATTCTCTACAACAAATTGCGTTCATACTTCATACTGTTAAATACTTAAAATCACACAAAAAGGCCTACCgaagttttagaaatttacaATGAATATTTGGTAAAATGGTGAATAGAACCACGACAACAAAGATTTTTACTAGTACAGATACTGGATATCAAGGGACTCATTGACTAGCTAGGCGTTCGCATTGGAACGATGGAGCGCATACATTTCTCTTTAACCAATGGTGTGCCTGTGAAGGTTTACCATTCCCCGATAACATATGAGGGGACATGGCCTTCCCCTATAATGGTAACAAGGGAGAAGGCCTATGTCGTTTTACATTAAAGAGAATGTctagaaatacaaaaaatttgacacttgATAATGTGACAGATAGATTGTTagtattagattaaaaaaaggagaagtgatgttagtggtagattgagataaaaataagtttattctcaaaaagaaaaaagaagataaaaactAGTTAAAACTTGTCATTTATGTTAGCTATTGCAACTAtgcattattttcttctttattttaatgaaaactaccttactttagttttgaatgatgaactttcaatttttttttctccattaaaTTGGTAGTGTGGAATTGAAACATCACTGTAAGGAAGTCAAGAGATGCCAACTAAACCAATGATTTGGATAATCGACACACTTCCTAGCTagctttatcatttaaaaaaaatattcctttaTACTTCCTTACTAATAAAAGTCTCGCTTACCTAAAGTTGAGTGAAATCTGGGCATCCATGTCGCATTCTAGTTGAAATTGGGTGCAATACTATTGATAGAAACCaacaatttacaaatttattaaacCAAGATTCAGATGATAAAAGATggataagaataataataaaaataattttccttagtTGAAGACACTAGCTCCCAAACATCTGCCTGGCCCAGTTGTGCCTATAATTCATCAACTTATGTCTTCATACTCATAGGCCGACATGTTTTGGTCCTACTGTTAGGTCCTAatgcatatacacacacacatatatatatatatatatgtatgtatgtatggatTGTTaatcaaatcaatatatataaacaattaataTAGAAACCATAAAATAGTTAACAACAGGAAATGGACAAGTATCAAGTCGTAGGCTAGAGATGTGATGTTTATTCTAtttcttcaaatttatttaaaataattatcaaaGTCATCTATGTCTATAAGACCTTATATAATTTAATGGAATTCGGAAGGAGGGGGCAACGTTGAATAAAGATTGGAACTTTTTATAATTGTAAAAGCTTATGgatgcttgttttttttttggttgaaaaaagcTTATGGATAGTGGATACattaaataggaaaaaaaaagttttttcttaaaatagtcctaatgcaaaaaaaaaaaaaaaaaaaaaacaaacccactgacgttgtccttttctttcaAGGTTTTCTTGGCAGAATTATCGGACTATCCTCATGCCAAAacctcaattttttaaaaccctattGTTGATTTAGTGATTAGTGAAAAATAAACTGTGAACGTACGGATGGTGTTTCCTATTTCTATGTACGTAAAACATATACATGATTCTTACGGAATACaaatgtaaaataattaaattattgcaCTTAATTTACCTATAATATATTCTAAAAGAGGagtgaaattaattatattagGACTATTACTATGACAAAAAGAATTTGATAACTAAATTAAACTACTtactaataattaattagtattaaatttatattagacCATCCCATAAAATAtgaatatacatacatacagatttatggaaaatattcattaattttgaattatttatgaaaatagaagtttacattttatacttTTCTTTGATCATTCTGCACCTTAGTTAGGAAAATTTGTGGCTCCCCCAGTTGAGATAAAAAATTCCGAGTGGAACTCTAACGAATATGACCAGTCAATAATCCAACAGCTAGAAAATGGGTAATTAATAAAAGCAAAGCCTTGAGAACTCccttaatatataatatatatatatatatatagtacacaCATATTGATTtagttatgtatattttttgttcACAACGTTGAGTCGGCCGTGATAAGAAAAATGCATTCCACAACATCCACGTCACATGCATGGTAGCTGGAAGCCTGGAACTCTTGTATAAATACATGATAACTCTAGTGCCTTAAACCACCCAACAAAGCAAAAggccttctttttcttcttcttcttcttcttcttcttcaataatCATTATGGCTCACTCTTATTCTAGCTCAGCAATTCTAACTACCACAATTAAGTTCTGCCTCTTATTCTCACTTCTTTTGGGGATGGTCTCAGCTCAGTTGTCCCCTACTTTCTATGCAACATCATGCCCTAATGCCCTTTCCACCATTAATTCAGCTGTAAACTCCGCAGTTTCAAGTGAGAAACGCATGGGAGCATCCTTGCTCCGTCTTCACTTTCATGATTGCTTTGTTAATGCAagtctcctctctctctctctctctctctctctctctctctctcatgaatgctttgtttttactttttatatctCACCGACATCTTTTTCTTTAAGTTATATGTTTGACTTCTCAAGGTTTTATACGCattcatgtgtgtgtgttttttttatacttatttcGCATTACCTCATATcaagattttcttttgttaCTTTGTTTTTGGTCCTGTTTTCCCTTGCTCCTTCCTGCCTAGAGTTGTCGCTGCTACGAGGAAGGATGATTGCATTGTGTTTCATATAAGAATGTTaggaacataattttttttccacaatatattatattaagatGGTAAACTGTGAACGTAGAAACGTCACTTTATATGGGTCCatcactaatattatttttatgtattattcACAATAAACCATCTAATccaattgtgaaaaaattatataggtaTATTATTTGATGGTGACAACTTTGGAATAAAAGCCATGGGACCAAATGTTGCTAAAGATTCCCGCAAAATAATTGCAATGGCTTCCTTTGGCATAATAATCTAATTGTACATCAAGACGCGCGCTGATGGCTAACATTGGCTAGCTTCTTATTAAAGAGATTGTAGCAGTCCCGGGGTCAAGTCCGTCACTTTAATTTGGCCAGGCTGGTTGCTAAGTTTTATATTTCACATACTATATATTGACATAATATTGTATTATAAGCCATACAGAGTCATTTAATTGTttattccaaaagaaaaatgaaggatAAATTTCATGGAAATTCATGacaacacacacatatatatatatatatatattatataatattaaacaaTTTGAACTTCTTATGTAggcatataaacatatatacatGGGTGCAATTGTACGGAGGAGTACTGATACTGTAGACTATAGCTGCTATAAACTTTACTACgtaaaatttataaactatCGTCTTAacttttaaatgaaatatatatatatatatattattgtataatttaaatgaCACCAATGATTTTCATtgttaaatcatatatatatatatatattgaaaatcttttataataaaaattaataataactttagTACTTTCCTTTGTGATGAGACACACGATAGGATTCTTTTAacacaacataaataaataaataaataatgagttTGAATAACATTATGTAACAGGGGTGTGATGCATCAGTTCTCTTAGACGACAATTCAACTTTCACCGGAGAGAAAACAGCGGGTCCCAACAATAATTCACTAAGGGGATTTGATGTAGTAGACACTATCAAATCtcaattggaaaaaaattgCCCTGGTGTTGTGTCTTGTGCTGACATTTTAGCCGTTGCTGCGAGAGATTCCGTTGTTGCAGTAAGAAAAAGTCACAACTTcatattatttatgaattttaatcTGAACCATAATATTATAGGGAAATCAACATCTTGTTGTTTTGCTGTCATTTTCATcatattatttgttttgattcagCTAGGTGGGACTAATTGGACAGTTCAATTGGGTAGAAGAGACTCTACCACCGCAAGTTTAAGTGCTGCTAATTCCAACATCCCTGCTCCAACATTGAATCTTAGTGGCCTTCTCAGTGCCTTCTCAAACAAAGGTTTCACTGCCAAAGAATTGGTGGCCCTATCaggttggttttattttttaaatcctttATGCCTTTAGAAAGGGCTCCTCATTAATTGaccaaacattatttttataatttgttcaGGATCTCACACAATAGGCCAAGCAAGGTGCACAGTTTTCCGAACCAGGATTTACAATGAAACAAACATAGATTCCTCATTTGCAACTTCATTGAAATCGAACTGTCCAAGCACTGGTGGTGACAACAATCTTGCCCCTCTAGACTTGACTAGTCCAACATCTTTTGACAATGCTTACTTCAAGAATTTGATAAGCAACAAGGGTCTCTTGCACTCAGACCAACAACTCTTTAATGGGGGTTCCACAGATTCACAAGTTAATGCTTACAGCTCCAACTCCGCAAGCTTTCTAACAGACTTTGCAAATGCAATGGTGAAGATGGGGAACCTTAGCCCACTCACAGGCACAAGCGGCCAAATTAGGACAAATTGTAGAAAAGCCAACTAAGTTAAGTCAATGGAGTGTGCCTTTTTGAGGATTCATTTCATTGTTGTCGCTGTTACTagtaaacaaaatttttcatagtCATTGATGTGAGATGTTATAGttgatgtataataaaaattgtgaaaatttttgaataTGTATTATTGTTATATCAAATATATAGACATTTGTTCAACTTGAAATGCTTCCCTCGTCTTGTTATATTGAAAATGCgaaagtgatatatatatatatatatatatatatttacaacaaaaatacaataaaaaaaagagaattcaaCAAATAATAAGTAGCTagataatatttaaaataaacaacaattGAGACCGCAAAGAAACTCAATTAAGAGAGAGCAATCAAAGTTTAACCTTAACAACAATCCAATGGATAAGTCCATTAATTCAACAGATGTACTCATGTATATTTAAGGTGTATTAAGTCCAAAAAAGTCCAATATTTTGACAAATTGATCCAATTTCCTCATGTAAGTGTTAAGAGGTAACTACCATTCCAAATAAAGAATCAAATGACCAAGTGACTACTATGGCAAGTTGGCAATATACTTGATTTTagaccttttttatttttatttttttaaggggaAGTGAGGAAGCAATTGGAAATATATTTGGTTTATGGGAAACTAGGAACTCCAAAAAAAGATAGACAAAATTTAACTGGTGTATCTTAGGGGAGGCCGAGAAACTCTATCAATTGTGACTCTCCTATCCTCTAGTCAAGCTTCAATGGCCCAATTTGTCATTGattgtcctctctctctctttctctagaAGCCAACCAAGCCTGAAAATCATACAAAGTGTTCTAAGCAGacattttactttttagattttaaatttaagcATCTTCTCCAGCTAGGATTAGTGTTGCAAGACAATCACGAGCTAAAATTGTAAATCAAATCAATGATGAGGGAAGCTAA
The sequence above is drawn from the Quercus robur chromosome 7, dhQueRobu3.1, whole genome shotgun sequence genome and encodes:
- the LOC126692512 gene encoding cationic peroxidase 1-like isoform X1; this translates as MAHSYSSSAILTTTIKFCLLFSLLLGMVSAQLSPTFYATSCPNALSTINSAVNSAVSSEKRMGASLLRLHFHDCFVNGCDASVLLDDNSTFTGEKTAGPNNNSLRGFDVVDTIKSQLEKNCPGVVSCADILAVAARDSVVALGGTNWTVQLGRRDSTTASLSAANSNIPAPTLNLSGLLSAFSNKGFTAKELVALSGSHTIGQARCTVFRTRIYNETNIDSSFATSLKSNCPSTGGDNNLAPLDLTSPTSFDNAYFKNLISNKGLLHSDQQLFNGGSTDSQVNAYSSNSASFLTDFANAMVKMGNLSPLTGTSGQIRTNCRKAN
- the LOC126692512 gene encoding peroxidase-like isoform X2, which produces MAHSYSSSAILTTTIKFCLLFSLLLGMVSAQLSPTFYATSCPNALSTINSAVNSAVSSEKRMGASLLRLHFHDCFVNASGTNWTVQLGRRDSTTASLSAANSNIPAPTLNLSGLLSAFSNKGFTAKELVALSGSHTIGQARCTVFRTRIYNETNIDSSFATSLKSNCPSTGGDNNLAPLDLTSPTSFDNAYFKNLISNKGLLHSDQQLFNGGSTDSQVNAYSSNSASFLTDFANAMVKMGNLSPLTGTSGQIRTNCRKAN